A region from the Sandaracinus amylolyticus genome encodes:
- the bioF gene encoding 8-amino-7-oxononanoate synthase translates to MRFAEHVRARLADIEHAGLLRTPRRVTSPQGPTAVIDGREVVLLCSNDYLGHASHPELAAAQRDALVRWGSGAAASRLISGTMSPHREAELALARFAEHESSLLFSSGYAANVGAISALVGPGDLVLSDTLNHASLIDGCRLSRARVLVYRHADVEHAAALLAAHRHEARTALVVTDSIFSMDGDLAPLAALRALADRFDAGLYVDEAHALGVRGPGGRGLSAELDVRPDVVLGTLGKALGLAGAFVVSSSDVVRLVENRARSFVFSTGTPPALAAAVPTALHLLERADDGRARLARHTARLRRELPALGFDVPDGETPIVPVLLGEPAAAMRVSAALLERGVFAHGIRPPTVPQGTSRLRLVPTAAHTDEHLDRVLDAFAAVAADLRR, encoded by the coding sequence GTGCGCTTTGCCGAACACGTCCGGGCTCGCCTCGCCGACATCGAACACGCCGGGCTGCTCAGGACCCCGCGGCGCGTCACCAGCCCTCAAGGGCCCACCGCCGTCATCGACGGGCGCGAGGTCGTTCTCCTCTGCTCGAACGACTACCTCGGGCACGCCTCGCACCCCGAGCTCGCCGCCGCCCAACGCGACGCCCTCGTCCGCTGGGGGTCCGGCGCCGCCGCCTCCCGGCTGATCAGCGGCACCATGAGCCCGCACCGCGAGGCCGAGCTCGCCCTCGCCCGCTTCGCCGAACACGAGTCGTCGCTCCTCTTCTCCAGCGGCTACGCCGCCAACGTCGGTGCGATCTCCGCGCTCGTCGGGCCGGGCGACCTCGTCCTCAGCGACACGCTCAACCACGCCTCGCTGATCGACGGATGCCGGCTCTCCCGCGCTCGCGTCCTCGTCTACCGCCACGCCGACGTCGAGCACGCCGCCGCGCTCCTCGCCGCCCATCGCCACGAGGCCCGAACCGCGCTCGTGGTCACCGACTCGATCTTCTCGATGGACGGCGACCTCGCGCCCCTCGCCGCGCTCCGTGCCCTCGCCGATCGCTTCGACGCCGGGCTCTACGTGGACGAAGCCCATGCCCTCGGCGTTCGTGGGCCGGGCGGCCGCGGGCTCTCGGCCGAGCTCGACGTTCGCCCCGACGTCGTGCTCGGCACGCTCGGCAAGGCGCTCGGGCTCGCGGGGGCCTTCGTCGTCTCGAGCAGCGACGTGGTCCGGCTCGTCGAGAACCGCGCCCGCAGCTTCGTCTTCTCGACCGGTACGCCCCCCGCCCTCGCCGCGGCGGTCCCGACCGCGCTCCATCTCCTCGAGCGCGCCGACGACGGCCGCGCCCGCCTCGCCCGTCACACCGCACGCCTGCGCCGCGAGCTGCCCGCGCTCGGCTTCGACGTCCCCGATGGCGAGACCCCGATCGTGCCGGTGCTCCTCGGCGAGCCCGCTGCCGCGATGCGCGTCTCCGCGGCCCTCCTCGAGCGCGGCGTGTTCGCCCACGGCATCCGGCCGCCGACGGTGCCGCAAGGAACGTCTCGACTCCGCCTCGTCCCGACCGCCGCACACACCGACGAGCACCTCGATCGAGTCCTCGACGCCTTCGCCGCCGTCGCCGCGGACCTCCGCCGATGA
- a CDS encoding peptidylprolyl isomerase, protein MARHGAIHTVAADALARLAAVPPDVPATRDRGLAHCAVARLVDLGRGWPARVDTCGLEQVADHERQVLAAEVLTAVEGSEAQRGVYLQRLLRHEHARVRQAAVTGMGALDTREALAALLATLRDDEDAGVTNAALEALRAAGSRRASRLAAMVLAGDTADDGWPAAAVLAALRTALARVRAADDLEGLVTWIATARELSARELASDARPLARHANLAVRRAALELLAEAGVAPPDGEPAAPPRPLDAPSIAAAPQGRVVLDTDRGEVVIELWTDRAPTTVARFVELVRAGFYDGLTFHRVVPAFVVQGGDPRGDGYGGPGWSQRCEDHRATYDRGVVGMALAGRDTGGSQFFITHSPQPHLDARYTAFGRVTSGMDAVDRIQPGDHIRRARFEQ, encoded by the coding sequence ATGGCCCGTCACGGCGCGATCCACACCGTCGCCGCCGACGCGCTCGCCCGCCTCGCTGCCGTTCCCCCCGACGTCCCGGCCACCCGCGACCGCGGCCTCGCCCACTGCGCGGTCGCGCGCCTGGTCGACCTCGGGCGCGGCTGGCCTGCGCGCGTCGACACCTGCGGTCTCGAGCAGGTCGCCGACCACGAGCGCCAGGTGCTCGCCGCCGAGGTGCTCACCGCCGTCGAAGGCTCCGAAGCGCAGCGCGGCGTGTACCTCCAGCGCCTCCTCCGCCACGAGCATGCGCGCGTGCGCCAGGCCGCGGTGACCGGGATGGGCGCCCTCGACACCCGCGAGGCGCTCGCCGCGCTGCTCGCGACGCTGCGCGACGACGAGGACGCCGGCGTGACCAACGCCGCGCTCGAAGCGCTCCGCGCGGCCGGGTCACGCCGCGCGAGCCGCCTCGCCGCGATGGTCCTCGCCGGCGACACCGCCGACGACGGCTGGCCCGCCGCCGCCGTTCTCGCCGCCCTCCGCACCGCGCTCGCCCGCGTCCGCGCCGCGGACGATCTCGAGGGTCTCGTGACGTGGATCGCCACCGCTCGCGAGCTCTCCGCCCGCGAGCTCGCGTCCGACGCGCGCCCCCTCGCCCGGCACGCCAACCTCGCCGTCCGTCGCGCCGCGCTCGAGCTCCTCGCCGAGGCGGGGGTCGCTCCTCCGGACGGCGAGCCCGCCGCGCCGCCCCGACCGCTCGATGCGCCCTCGATCGCCGCCGCGCCCCAGGGCCGCGTCGTGCTCGACACCGACCGCGGCGAGGTCGTCATCGAGCTCTGGACCGATCGCGCCCCCACGACGGTCGCCCGCTTCGTCGAGCTCGTGCGCGCCGGCTTCTACGACGGGCTCACCTTCCACCGCGTCGTGCCGGCGTTCGTGGTGCAGGGCGGCGATCCACGCGGCGACGGGTATGGCGGGCCCGGCTGGTCCCAGCGCTGCGAGGACCATCGCGCCACCTACGACCGCGGCGTCGTCGGGATGGCGCTCGCCGGGCGCGACACCGGCGGCAGCCAGTTCTTCATCACGCACTCCCCGCAGCCCCACCTCGACGCCCGCTACACCGCGTTCGGGCGCGTCACGTCGGGCATGGACGCGGTCGACCGCATCCAGCCGGGCGATCACATCCGACGCGCCCGCTTCGAGCAGTGA
- the uppS gene encoding polyprenyl diphosphate synthase, with translation MVAGNVVPLVDLTRLPAHVAIIMDGNGRWAQDRGMPRPIGHREGSESVRRTVRACRRLGVRALTLYAFSEQNWHRPPFEVEALMELLREFLLSEREELIANQIRLRMVGRRDRLPARVREVLDRIEGETADFHEMTLTLALSYGGREEIADAARALAMQAAKGELDPHRIDESLIDAVLPSMEVGAVDLLIRTGGEQRISNFLLWGAAYAELYFSDRLWPDWTEVDLYGAIESFQTRDRRFGRVSSDAQVATMDDLAPDAAPRAHA, from the coding sequence ATGGTAGCCGGGAACGTCGTGCCGCTCGTCGACCTCACGCGACTGCCCGCGCACGTCGCCATCATCATGGACGGCAACGGCCGCTGGGCGCAGGACCGCGGGATGCCCCGTCCGATCGGCCATCGCGAGGGCAGCGAGTCGGTGCGGCGCACGGTGCGCGCGTGCCGCCGCCTCGGCGTCCGGGCGCTCACGCTCTACGCGTTCAGCGAGCAGAACTGGCACCGTCCGCCCTTCGAGGTCGAGGCGCTCATGGAGCTGCTCCGCGAGTTCCTCCTCTCGGAGCGCGAGGAGCTCATCGCGAACCAGATCCGCCTCCGCATGGTCGGCCGTCGCGATCGTCTCCCCGCGCGAGTCCGCGAGGTGCTCGATCGCATCGAGGGGGAGACCGCGGACTTCCACGAGATGACGCTCACGCTCGCGCTCTCGTACGGCGGGCGCGAGGAGATCGCGGACGCCGCGCGCGCCCTCGCGATGCAGGCCGCCAAGGGCGAGCTCGACCCCCATCGCATCGACGAGTCGCTGATCGACGCGGTCCTCCCGTCGATGGAGGTCGGCGCGGTGGACCTGCTCATCCGCACCGGCGGCGAGCAGCGCATCTCGAACTTCCTGCTCTGGGGCGCGGCGTACGCCGAGCTCTATTTCTCCGATCGCCTCTGGCCCGACTGGACCGAGGTCGATCTCTACGGCGCGATCGAGTCGTTCCAGACGCGCGACCGTCGGTTCGGTCGAGTATCCTCCGACGCCCAGGTGGCTACGATGGATGACCTCGCCCCCGACGCGGCCCCGCGCGCGCATGCCTGA
- a CDS encoding phosphatidate cytidylyltransferase, with protein MPETSAPSSEPDVDKKKAADAAFLRNTLARLGTALIGIPILLYLMFWAPWWGFQILVAIAIARASHELFRITHFDSKPMHVLGVVMSLATTAVLVFLRDQPDALLGLILGLGAVGALGGLLAPLPYDRAGSRVAWLIGGPLYVGGLLGTVAVLHTLEKGGAWVLLAMWLAWASDTGAYFAGRYFGKTKLYPAVSPSKTVQGSIGGLLGSLTGGLAAHFGFLPELPLLDAVLLALIGGALGQMGDLVESLVKRSTGVKDSGSILPGHGGLLDRVDALMFTALACLIYASWILPLR; from the coding sequence ATGCCTGAGACCAGCGCTCCCTCGTCCGAGCCCGACGTGGACAAGAAGAAGGCGGCCGACGCCGCCTTCCTGCGCAACACGCTCGCGCGCCTCGGGACCGCCCTCATCGGCATCCCGATCCTCCTCTATCTGATGTTCTGGGCGCCCTGGTGGGGCTTCCAGATCCTCGTCGCGATCGCGATCGCGCGCGCCTCGCACGAGCTCTTCCGGATCACGCACTTCGACTCGAAGCCGATGCACGTGCTCGGCGTCGTGATGTCGCTCGCGACGACCGCGGTGCTGGTGTTCCTCCGCGACCAGCCGGACGCGCTGCTCGGCCTGATCCTCGGGCTCGGCGCGGTCGGCGCGCTCGGCGGTCTGCTCGCGCCGCTGCCCTACGATCGCGCCGGCTCGCGCGTCGCGTGGCTGATCGGCGGCCCGCTCTACGTCGGCGGTCTGCTCGGCACCGTCGCGGTGCTGCACACGCTCGAGAAGGGCGGCGCGTGGGTGCTCCTCGCGATGTGGCTCGCGTGGGCGAGCGACACCGGCGCGTACTTCGCGGGCCGCTACTTCGGCAAGACGAAGCTCTACCCCGCCGTCTCGCCGTCGAAGACCGTGCAGGGCTCGATCGGCGGGCTGCTCGGGTCGCTCACCGGCGGCCTCGCCGCGCACTTCGGGTTCCTCCCCGAGCTGCCGCTGCTCGACGCCGTCCTGCTCGCGCTCATCGGCGGTGCGCTGGGTCAGATGGGCGACCTCGTCGAGTCGCTCGTCAAGCGCAGCACCGGCGTGAAGGACAGCGGCTCGATCCTGCCGGGACACGGCGGTCTGCTCGACCGCGTCGATGCGCTGATGTTCACGGCGCTCGCGTGCCTGATCTACGCGAGCTGGATCCTGCCTCTGCGATAA
- a CDS encoding Glu/Leu/Phe/Val family dehydrogenase, giving the protein MSANHYEFFKVVQGYLEEAADVIHLPRHVADILSQPKNEIIVHFPVRMDNGEMQLFKGYRIQHNNIRGPYKGGIRYHEAVTLDDVKALASMMTWKCALMDIPFGGAKGGVKVNASKHSKDELMRITRRFTHALGSNIGPEYDIPAPDVGTNAQTMVWMMDTYMNRVGDMEKNAQRHVVTGKSISAGGSQGREKATAQGAIYCLLEWAKDNDFHLEGKTAIVQGFGNVGSHSSQILNKLGVSTIAVGDHSGYLYNPEGFNAAKLAQYVKQNGSIAGYPSGQPIEREDFFKIKADIFIPAALENQIGAEEARSLSCKVVVEGANGPTNPEGERVLADKGITVIPDILANAGGVTVSYYEWVQNKRSEFWDAEEVDEKLERRMVRQYQKVMDFARNHRVLPRVAAYCLALENLKAAYEERGIFP; this is encoded by the coding sequence ATGTCTGCCAATCACTACGAGTTCTTCAAGGTCGTCCAGGGGTACCTCGAAGAAGCCGCCGACGTCATTCATCTGCCGCGCCACGTCGCCGACATCCTCTCGCAGCCGAAGAACGAGATCATCGTTCACTTCCCGGTGCGGATGGACAACGGCGAGATGCAGCTCTTCAAGGGCTACCGCATCCAGCACAACAACATCCGTGGTCCGTACAAGGGCGGCATTCGCTATCACGAGGCGGTCACGCTCGACGACGTGAAGGCGCTCGCGTCGATGATGACGTGGAAGTGCGCGCTGATGGACATCCCCTTCGGCGGCGCGAAGGGCGGCGTGAAGGTCAACGCGTCCAAGCACAGCAAGGACGAGCTGATGCGCATCACGCGTCGCTTCACCCACGCGCTCGGCAGCAACATCGGCCCCGAGTACGACATCCCCGCGCCCGACGTCGGCACCAACGCGCAGACGATGGTGTGGATGATGGACACGTACATGAACCGTGTCGGCGACATGGAGAAGAACGCGCAGCGCCACGTCGTCACCGGCAAGTCGATCAGCGCCGGCGGCTCGCAGGGCCGCGAGAAGGCGACCGCGCAGGGCGCGATCTACTGCCTCCTCGAGTGGGCGAAGGACAACGACTTCCACCTCGAGGGCAAGACCGCCATCGTCCAGGGCTTCGGCAACGTCGGCTCGCACAGCTCGCAGATCCTCAACAAGCTCGGCGTGAGCACGATCGCGGTCGGCGATCACTCGGGTTACCTCTACAACCCCGAGGGCTTCAACGCGGCGAAGCTCGCGCAGTACGTGAAGCAGAACGGATCGATCGCGGGCTATCCCAGCGGTCAGCCGATCGAGCGCGAGGACTTCTTCAAGATCAAGGCGGACATCTTCATCCCCGCCGCGCTCGAGAACCAGATCGGCGCCGAAGAGGCCCGCTCGCTCTCGTGCAAGGTCGTCGTCGAGGGCGCGAACGGCCCGACGAACCCCGAGGGTGAGCGCGTCCTCGCCGACAAGGGCATCACCGTCATCCCCGACATCCTCGCGAACGCGGGCGGCGTGACCGTCTCGTACTACGAGTGGGTGCAGAACAAGCGCAGCGAGTTCTGGGACGCGGAAGAGGTCGACGAGAAGCTCGAGCGCCGCATGGTGCGCCAGTATCAGAAGGTGATGGACTTCGCGCGCAACCATCGCGTCCTTCCGCGCGTCGCGGCGTACTGCCTCGCGCTGGAGAACCTGAAGGCGGCGTACGAAGAGCGCGGCATCTTCCCGTGA
- a CDS encoding GatB/YqeY domain-containing protein, with amino-acid sequence MSLKQTIEADLKKAMLAKDEIAKDALRLAKADLLNREVELGRDLTDEESTAVLQKGVKSRRDAIDQFRAGGRMDAVAEEEKQLAVLERYLPKMLSEDETRAAITSVTSELGLSSKKDMGRLMKELKARFPGVDGRIASKVAGEVLK; translated from the coding sequence ATGTCGCTCAAGCAGACGATCGAAGCGGATCTCAAGAAGGCGATGCTCGCGAAGGACGAGATCGCGAAGGACGCGCTGCGGCTCGCGAAAGCCGATCTCCTGAACCGCGAGGTCGAGCTCGGACGCGATCTCACGGACGAGGAGTCGACCGCGGTGCTCCAGAAGGGCGTGAAGTCGCGGCGCGACGCGATCGATCAGTTCCGCGCCGGTGGGCGCATGGACGCGGTCGCGGAAGAGGAGAAGCAGCTCGCGGTGCTGGAGCGCTATCTGCCGAAGATGCTCTCGGAGGACGAGACGCGCGCCGCGATCACGTCGGTCACGAGCGAGCTCGGGCTCTCGAGCAAGAAGGACATGGGCCGCCTGATGAAGGAGCTCAAAGCGCGCTTCCCGGGAGTCGACGGACGCATCGCGTCGAAGGTCGCGGGGGAAGTGCTGAAGTAG
- a CDS encoding VOC family protein codes for MNTNELHRGRLIDHLQLVTRDLERSKRFYRAVLDTIGVPLGGEGPGYFWADELFVSTPESPAAQGQVTGRVHLAFQAADRAAVDRFHRAAIEAGGTDHGAPGERPYHPGYYAAFVLDPDGNNIEVVHHGPAQRSASSVQIKF; via the coding sequence ATGAACACGAACGAGCTCCATCGCGGACGTCTGATCGACCACCTCCAGCTCGTCACACGCGACCTCGAGCGCAGCAAGCGCTTCTATCGCGCGGTGCTCGACACGATCGGGGTGCCGCTGGGCGGGGAAGGGCCGGGGTACTTCTGGGCGGACGAGCTCTTCGTCTCGACCCCCGAGAGCCCCGCGGCCCAGGGCCAGGTGACGGGCCGCGTGCACCTCGCCTTCCAGGCCGCGGATCGCGCGGCGGTCGATCGCTTCCACCGCGCGGCGATCGAAGCGGGCGGCACCGACCACGGCGCGCCCGGCGAGCGCCCCTATCACCCCGGGTACTACGCGGCGTTCGTGCTCGACCCCGACGGCAACAACATCGAGGTCGTGCACCACGGCCCGGCGCAGCGCTCCGCGAGCTCGGTGCAGATCAAGTTCTAA